From Chryseobacterium gallinarum, one genomic window encodes:
- a CDS encoding tetratricopeptide repeat protein, which produces MIACTLYTGLLFIVSCQQKASDKKDIEVFDTSLTERNTALHLSGEYEALIRLNVDYLKKAAKLKYNAGKGLCYLNIADVNVSAGNYEKALFFFNKAEQKLTNSENKYHKALFYNDYSLYNSHLKLYDKAIEYNNKAFRYLKEAKESPLKNKLLPRLYVNKGIYFARKGWYGTSLKCFLKANELENSAYTNCMVAQYYLFVNEPGSAQMYIAWAAEKMSAQKTSDVESLWVYYTMGYYYNEINSSDEAEASLKKALEINIKTRRTYSSHIEGVYKSLSELYKKKNDGGKAYFYLKKYMEEEGRLDAARLATMNKTTENFISAMEKDSEWHKNDLPLFVALSITVLTISGIYIQKMIKMLRAKKITLKQETEELKHTIYHKMLQEVTELAKKNDSSFLLKFKELYPDFISALLKINPDLENSELVFCAMLKLKFSSKEIADYTFVQHKSVHQKKYRIRKRLNIPGDEDIYNFFEKLSA; this is translated from the coding sequence ATGATAGCCTGTACACTGTACACAGGCTTGTTATTTATTGTTTCATGCCAGCAGAAGGCTTCTGATAAAAAAGATATAGAAGTTTTTGATACGTCTCTGACAGAACGCAATACGGCACTCCATCTTTCCGGTGAATATGAAGCGCTGATCCGTCTTAATGTGGATTATCTGAAAAAAGCTGCCAAATTAAAATATAATGCAGGCAAAGGACTTTGCTATCTCAATATAGCAGATGTAAATGTATCTGCGGGAAACTATGAAAAAGCCTTGTTTTTCTTCAATAAAGCAGAACAAAAACTTACTAATTCTGAAAATAAGTACCATAAAGCTTTATTTTATAATGACTATAGTCTGTACAATTCTCACCTGAAATTATATGATAAGGCAATAGAATATAACAATAAAGCATTTCGTTATCTAAAGGAAGCCAAAGAATCGCCCCTGAAAAATAAGCTGCTTCCCAGGCTGTATGTGAACAAAGGAATTTATTTTGCGCGTAAAGGCTGGTATGGCACCTCCTTGAAGTGTTTCCTGAAAGCTAATGAGCTGGAAAATTCTGCGTATACCAACTGTATGGTGGCCCAGTATTATTTGTTTGTCAATGAGCCCGGCTCTGCACAGATGTATATTGCCTGGGCGGCTGAAAAAATGTCTGCCCAAAAAACCAGTGATGTGGAATCTCTTTGGGTTTACTATACCATGGGCTATTATTATAATGAAATAAATAGCAGTGATGAAGCTGAAGCGTCATTAAAAAAAGCACTTGAAATCAATATTAAAACAAGGCGCACCTATTCTTCCCATATAGAAGGAGTGTATAAATCATTATCCGAATTATACAAAAAAAAGAATGATGGAGGTAAAGCTTATTTTTATTTGAAAAAATATATGGAGGAGGAAGGAAGACTTGATGCGGCGAGATTGGCCACTATGAATAAAACAACAGAAAACTTTATTTCAGCAATGGAAAAAGATTCAGAATGGCATAAAAATGATCTCCCCCTGTTTGTTGCCTTGTCTATTACAGTTCTTACAATCTCCGGAATCTATATTCAGAAAATGATAAAAATGCTGAGGGCAAAAAAAATAACCCTGAAACAGGAAACCGAAGAGCTGAAACATACTATATATCATAAAATGCTGCAGGAAGTAACTGAGCTTGCCAAAAAGAATGACTCTTCATTTTTGCTGAAATTCAAAGAATTGTACCCGGATTTTATCAGTGCACTTTTAAAGATCAATCCGGACCTTGAGAATTCTGAACTGGTTTTCTGTGCCATGCTGAAATTAAAGTTCTCGTCTAAAGAAATCGCAGATTATACATTCGTTCAACATAAATCTGTACATCAGAAAAAATACAGAATCAGGAAAAGACTGAATATCCCGGGTGATGAAGACATTTATAATTTCTTTGAAAAATTAAGTGCTTAA
- a CDS encoding HAD family hydrolase — protein MEQIKLIVTDMDGTFLNSSHEMSPEFAEVYKELKKRNIVFVPASGRQMPGITHYFGEIESEIGFIAENGGYVIYKNQELFADTLEYQYIVDIIKAVREIPGAKAVLSAKKMAYYETEDQKFVDFFSKYYTENMKKDDLTEKIDDTAFKIAVYHPEGSEKYLYPALKRFEEFGLEVVVSGAHWLDVMNKDINKGNALKILQKSLGISPENTMAFGDYMNDIEMLKNAKYSYAMKNAHPNVKQVASFEACTNDSFGVLKTIKDYLHLN, from the coding sequence ATGGAACAGATTAAATTAATTGTGACGGACATGGATGGGACATTTCTCAACTCCAGCCATGAAATGAGCCCTGAGTTTGCAGAAGTTTATAAAGAACTGAAAAAAAGAAATATTGTATTTGTACCCGCAAGCGGAAGACAGATGCCGGGCATTACCCATTATTTTGGAGAAATAGAAAGTGAGATCGGTTTTATTGCTGAAAACGGTGGATACGTTATCTATAAAAATCAGGAGCTTTTTGCCGATACGCTTGAATATCAGTATATTGTTGATATTATTAAAGCTGTCCGCGAAATACCGGGTGCCAAAGCCGTATTATCAGCTAAAAAGATGGCTTATTATGAAACCGAAGATCAGAAGTTTGTAGACTTTTTCTCAAAATATTATACCGAAAACATGAAAAAGGACGACCTGACGGAAAAAATTGATGATACCGCCTTTAAAATAGCGGTTTATCACCCGGAAGGTTCCGAAAAATATCTGTATCCGGCCCTTAAAAGATTTGAGGAATTCGGCCTGGAAGTGGTGGTTTCAGGAGCACATTGGCTGGATGTTATGAATAAGGATATCAATAAAGGAAATGCTCTGAAAATCCTTCAGAAATCGCTGGGAATCTCACCTGAAAATACAATGGCTTTCGGGGATTATATGAACGACATAGAAATGCTGAAGAATGCCAAATATTCTTACGCCATGAAAAATGCCCATCCGAATGTGAAACAGGTAGCAAGTTTTGAAGCTTGTACCAATGATAGCTTCGGAGTTCTAAAAACGATTAAGGATTATTTGCATCTGAATTAA
- a CDS encoding TCR/Tet family MFS transporter yields MPGKKEYALTFIYITILIDIIGIGIVAPVLPTLILKLSKGNLSTTTQYIGWFISIYALMQFIFAPVLGGLSDRYGRRPLLLWSLLGLGIDYLILAIAPNLMWLFAGRIIAGIMGSSMTTATAYVSDVSTPEKKSQNFGMISAVAGLGLIIGPLIGGVLGQYGERIPFYAAAALSLLNVLYGFFVLPESLKENNRRQFSWKTVNPVGAMKSIKKEILSPSLIIAFVFIALSGHAMQSTWNVYGMEKFHWKADMIGYSLGFFGVLMVISQGLFIGLFINKLGQKKSVMICLLMYCVSLLLFAFINASWMAFVVMVPYALGGMATPILQSLISSNVPDHKQGLLQGSLSSIGSITAVFGPLMMTGVFAYFTSGKAPVFFSGAPFIFAAFFAFIGSWSIYSSFSRQK; encoded by the coding sequence ATGCCTGGAAAAAAAGAATACGCATTAACCTTTATCTATATTACAATCCTGATTGATATTATTGGGATAGGAATTGTTGCTCCTGTACTGCCCACCCTCATTTTAAAACTATCAAAGGGGAACTTAAGTACTACTACACAATATATTGGCTGGTTTATCTCCATCTATGCCTTAATGCAATTTATATTTGCTCCTGTGTTGGGAGGCCTTAGTGACCGGTATGGAAGACGTCCATTATTGTTATGGTCTTTATTAGGACTTGGAATTGATTATTTGATTCTTGCCATAGCACCCAACCTCATGTGGCTGTTTGCAGGAAGAATAATAGCAGGAATTATGGGATCCAGTATGACCACCGCTACAGCCTATGTCTCAGATGTCAGTACTCCTGAAAAGAAAAGTCAGAATTTCGGGATGATAAGCGCGGTTGCAGGACTTGGTTTAATAATAGGCCCCCTGATCGGAGGTGTGCTGGGGCAGTACGGAGAACGAATTCCCTTCTATGCCGCCGCCGCACTGAGCCTGCTTAATGTACTATATGGTTTCTTTGTTCTGCCGGAATCACTTAAAGAGAACAACCGGAGACAGTTCTCCTGGAAAACAGTAAATCCGGTAGGAGCTATGAAAAGTATTAAAAAAGAAATACTTTCTCCCTCCCTTATTATTGCTTTTGTATTTATTGCTTTGTCGGGACACGCTATGCAAAGCACCTGGAATGTATATGGGATGGAAAAATTTCACTGGAAGGCAGATATGATAGGGTATTCATTAGGTTTTTTTGGTGTTTTAATGGTAATATCCCAGGGACTATTCATCGGATTATTCATTAATAAACTGGGGCAGAAGAAATCTGTTATGATTTGTTTGTTGATGTATTGTGTCAGTTTGTTATTGTTTGCATTCATCAATGCATCATGGATGGCTTTTGTAGTTATGGTTCCTTATGCATTAGGAGGAATGGCTACTCCTATCCTTCAAAGTTTAATATCTTCCAATGTACCTGATCATAAACAAGGATTATTGCAGGGAAGTTTGTCCAGTATCGGGAGCATTACTGCTGTCTTTGGCCCCCTTATGATGACAGGGGTATTTGCTTATTTTACTTCCGGTAAAGCACCGGTTTTCTTTAGTGGGGCTCCCTTTATCTTTGCCGCATTTTTTGCTTTCATTGGAAGCTGGAGCATTTATTCATCATTCTCCCGGCAAAAATAG
- a CDS encoding sensor histidine kinase, producing the protein MNTTTISKRKRWRQEIIIFCSMYILTMLHEWLFINSLENFLKGLVFFVILYVQAQIHRFFIFRFYLLRKYFSYIFYSLAVILAGASVLFIANIYWIQPDFFEPGELALGFLYHFVICIISTATIMALSLMQSYALEVQRRSMDQILLNEMNLKFLHAQLNPHFFFNMLNNLYGVSLTEPDRTPGLIVKLSELMRYQIENGNVPKVSLADEINFIRNYIDLERERIGKRCDIQFICNHSSEEMNVWQISPLLLIILVENSFKHSQNLSNWFVYIHIELKSDKLLMTIDNSLADKKLKKPSTQVGLNNLKQRLSFIYNGDFSLNEKQFETTYETALIIPLQKQLI; encoded by the coding sequence ATGAATACAACGACAATCAGCAAACGAAAAAGATGGAGACAGGAGATTATCATCTTCTGTTCGATGTATATTCTTACTATGCTTCACGAGTGGTTGTTCATTAATTCCCTTGAAAATTTTTTAAAAGGCCTTGTCTTTTTTGTAATCCTGTATGTACAGGCTCAGATTCATCGGTTTTTTATCTTCAGATTTTATCTGCTCAGGAAATATTTCAGCTATATTTTTTACTCGTTAGCTGTTATTCTGGCAGGTGCATCTGTTCTCTTTATTGCAAACATCTACTGGATTCAACCTGATTTTTTTGAACCAGGTGAACTGGCACTTGGTTTCCTATATCATTTTGTGATTTGTATCATCAGTACAGCAACCATAATGGCTCTGTCACTGATGCAGAGTTACGCCTTAGAAGTACAGCGTAGAAGTATGGACCAGATTCTGCTCAATGAAATGAATCTAAAATTCCTTCATGCACAGCTAAATCCACATTTTTTCTTTAATATGCTCAATAACCTGTATGGAGTGAGCTTAACGGAACCGGACCGGACTCCGGGACTTATTGTCAAATTATCTGAGCTAATGCGTTACCAGATAGAAAATGGCAACGTTCCGAAAGTCTCACTGGCAGACGAGATCAATTTCATTCGGAATTATATTGATTTGGAAAGAGAACGAATCGGTAAAAGATGTGATATACAGTTTATATGCAATCATTCATCGGAGGAAATGAATGTATGGCAAATCTCCCCCCTGCTTCTTATTATCCTGGTCGAAAACAGCTTTAAGCATAGCCAGAACCTGTCCAATTGGTTTGTTTATATTCACATTGAACTAAAATCCGATAAGTTGTTGATGACCATTGATAATTCGCTGGCAGATAAAAAACTTAAGAAACCGTCTACACAGGTAGGTCTGAATAACCTTAAACAAAGATTATCTTTTATATACAATGGTGATTTCAGCCTCAATGAAAAGCAGTTTGAAACCACTTATGAAACAGCGCTTATAATCCCACTCCAAAAACAGCTTATATGA
- a CDS encoding ABC transporter ATP-binding protein, whose product MKEHVSLYRIYGFFRPYRWQLLGSIALIFIGAGAGMAMPFLLRSIIDDALPHANMQLLVTLVIAMVLVTIVSAVINMVQTIISTKIGQSVLHDLRVKLYSHLHSLSLNFFTDTRGGEIQSRITQDIGSLQELVSNTAQEATKNLSIVIMTVIAMFLLDWKLSLFSLTVVPLTLLLSNWVGALREKVAEKQRQKLADLSSEISETLSVPGIILSRTMGKSGFLISKFSKTSKDVADLEVHSRTSNEWQWQIIYLLLTILPALTLLLGGLRTQGGNHVSIGTLMALIALQEQLTFPLQELLRTSIEVRKTRVLFSRIFEYLDIPSQVRKLSEAVVLNKKTVKGDIKLKNVSFSYEGATQLLSDITIDIPGGSHVAIVGATGSGKTTVGYLIAGLYEADRGAIYIDGIDIRKLSSHSLTDILGVVSQDPYLLNGTIKENLLFANPRATDLELINAAKITKLHDFIISLPLQYDTPIGEHGYRFSGGEKQRLSLTRTLLRKPAIIIMDEATSALDTITERHLSSALSESMHNVTTITIAHRLSTVRHADQIVVMHLGSIVEKGTHQQLLEKNGYYTKLLESDRS is encoded by the coding sequence ATGAAAGAGCACGTTTCATTATACCGTATTTACGGTTTTTTCAGACCTTATAGATGGCAGTTACTTGGTTCCATAGCGCTTATCTTTATCGGAGCAGGAGCAGGAATGGCGATGCCATTTTTATTACGGAGCATCATTGATGATGCGCTTCCTCATGCTAACATGCAGTTATTGGTCACATTAGTTATTGCCATGGTTCTGGTAACCATTGTTTCTGCTGTAATCAATATGGTTCAGACAATAATTTCAACGAAAATCGGACAATCTGTGCTTCATGATCTCCGGGTAAAGCTGTATTCACATTTACATTCCCTTTCATTGAACTTTTTCACAGATACGCGTGGTGGTGAAATTCAGTCCCGCATTACACAGGATATAGGATCATTGCAGGAACTTGTTTCCAACACTGCGCAGGAAGCTACTAAAAATCTAAGTATTGTGATCATGACAGTCATTGCTATGTTTCTGTTGGATTGGAAACTTTCATTGTTTTCACTAACTGTTGTCCCATTAACATTACTGTTGAGTAATTGGGTGGGAGCATTACGGGAAAAAGTTGCAGAAAAACAAAGACAAAAACTGGCCGATTTATCCTCAGAAATAAGTGAAACCCTGTCAGTACCAGGTATAATTCTTTCCCGTACAATGGGGAAGTCAGGATTTCTGATCAGTAAATTTTCAAAAACATCCAAAGATGTTGCGGATTTGGAAGTTCACTCGCGTACTTCCAATGAATGGCAATGGCAGATTATTTATTTGTTGCTGACCATTCTTCCGGCACTGACTTTACTGTTGGGTGGGCTTAGAACACAAGGTGGAAATCATGTTTCAATTGGTACGCTTATGGCGTTAATTGCACTACAGGAACAATTGACATTCCCATTGCAGGAGCTGCTTCGTACAAGTATTGAAGTGCGTAAAACCCGTGTATTGTTTTCCCGTATATTCGAGTATCTGGATATACCTTCTCAGGTCCGTAAGCTGTCAGAAGCAGTTGTGTTAAATAAAAAGACAGTTAAAGGTGATATAAAACTTAAAAATGTCAGTTTTTCATATGAAGGTGCAACCCAGCTGTTGTCGGATATAACAATTGACATTCCGGGTGGCAGCCATGTTGCTATTGTTGGGGCTACAGGTTCCGGGAAGACGACTGTTGGCTATCTTATTGCAGGGCTTTATGAAGCAGATAGAGGAGCTATTTATATTGATGGTATTGATATCAGGAAGTTAAGCTCTCATTCACTTACAGATATTCTTGGCGTAGTTTCACAGGATCCTTACCTGCTCAATGGGACGATAAAGGAAAATTTGCTTTTTGCCAATCCCCGAGCTACTGACCTGGAGTTGATTAATGCTGCTAAGATTACGAAGCTGCATGACTTTATTATCAGCCTTCCATTACAATATGATACACCGATAGGAGAGCATGGTTATCGCTTTTCAGGGGGGGAAAAACAAAGACTTTCCCTGACAAGGACATTGTTAAGAAAACCAGCTATTATCATTATGGATGAAGCTACAAGTGCATTGGATACAATTACTGAACGTCATCTATCAAGTGCCTTAAGTGAATCGATGCATAATGTTACTACTATAACAATTGCACATCGGTTATCTACTGTGCGTCATGCAGATCAAATTGTGGTAATGCATCTTGGCAGCATTGTAGAGAAAGGAACCCATCAACAACTGCTTGAGAAGAATGGCTATTATACTAAACTTTTGGAATCAGATAGGAGTTAG
- a CDS encoding thioesterase II family protein yields MNRITSSKPQIFLLHYAGGDRNSFRPLIEELQSQFQIETPELPGRGNRMSEPPLKDKQEAIADILIQIKRTRQKDVPYLIYGHSMGAILGFEICHAMEKENDAPVHFVATGYPGPGIKNTPLIADLPKTEFFAEVRKLGGISDEVMQYEELLDFFEPLLRGDFGLLENKNNQTPDIKIQTPIFAVMGKSEKYALNIRNWAKYTEASCECQIVNGNHFFINQNFNYLAQVIKNLMNAAMAK; encoded by the coding sequence ATGAACAGAATAACATCATCCAAACCACAGATATTTTTATTACACTATGCCGGCGGAGACAGGAATTCTTTCCGCCCTTTAATAGAAGAATTACAGTCACAATTCCAGATCGAAACACCGGAACTCCCGGGAAGAGGAAACCGGATGTCAGAACCCCCTTTAAAAGATAAACAAGAAGCCATAGCAGACATATTGATCCAGATAAAACGTACCCGACAAAAAGATGTTCCTTATTTGATCTACGGTCACAGCATGGGAGCTATTTTGGGTTTTGAAATTTGCCACGCTATGGAAAAAGAGAACGATGCTCCCGTACATTTTGTTGCTACCGGATATCCGGGGCCGGGCATAAAAAATACTCCGCTTATTGCAGACCTTCCCAAAACAGAATTCTTCGCTGAAGTAAGAAAACTGGGCGGGATTTCCGATGAGGTAATGCAGTATGAAGAATTATTAGACTTCTTTGAGCCCCTACTGAGAGGAGACTTCGGGCTTCTGGAAAATAAGAATAACCAGACCCCTGATATAAAAATACAGACTCCAATCTTTGCGGTAATGGGGAAGAGTGAAAAATATGCCCTGAATATAAGAAACTGGGCCAAGTATACAGAAGCATCCTGTGAATGTCAGATTGTAAATGGAAACCATTTCTTCATCAATCAGAATTTCAATTATCTGGCTCAAGTTATCAAAAACCTGATGAATGCCGCAATGGCCAAATAA
- a CDS encoding LytR/AlgR family response regulator transcription factor has protein sequence MNQLNCIIIDDEEGAHRVLEHFINQLKQLRLNGSFYTAVEAMEYVYNNQVDIMFLDINMPGLTGMEMLEAMSNKPFVILTTAYKEYALESYKYDVVDYLVKPFDFKTFLSAIDKVINRLGSTKRILEQANNNADYPVSKADHLVIKVDNEIVKLDFSSIYYTQSYGNYVKFFTAEKMYMSQITTQEVENKLDPKMFVRIHKSYLVALKEISKIAGGELFLKNGTNLPIGKFYKKNVIDRMKN, from the coding sequence ATGAACCAGTTAAATTGTATTATTATTGACGATGAAGAAGGTGCCCACCGCGTACTGGAGCATTTTATCAACCAGCTTAAGCAACTTAGACTTAACGGATCCTTTTACACCGCTGTAGAAGCAATGGAATATGTATATAATAACCAGGTGGATATTATGTTTCTTGATATCAATATGCCTGGTCTAACGGGAATGGAAATGCTCGAAGCGATGTCTAATAAACCTTTTGTGATCCTCACTACTGCCTACAAAGAATATGCACTGGAATCCTATAAATATGATGTGGTTGATTACCTGGTTAAACCATTTGATTTTAAAACCTTCCTTTCAGCAATTGATAAAGTAATCAACCGTTTGGGGTCAACTAAAAGAATTTTAGAGCAGGCCAATAACAACGCAGACTATCCTGTATCAAAAGCTGACCACCTTGTTATAAAAGTGGATAATGAAATCGTGAAACTGGACTTTAGTTCGATATACTATACCCAGAGTTACGGCAATTATGTAAAATTTTTCACGGCTGAGAAAATGTATATGAGCCAGATCACTACACAGGAAGTAGAAAACAAACTGGATCCCAAAATGTTTGTCAGAATCCATAAGTCTTATCTGGTTGCATTGAAGGAGATTTCCAAAATTGCTGGTGGCGAATTATTTTTAAAAAACGGGACAAACCTGCCGATTGGAAAGTTCTACAAAAAAAATGTGATTGATAGGATGAAAAATTAG
- a CDS encoding TonB-dependent receptor domain-containing protein translates to MKELLKNLWRQMMVLTVLLNTTLVMAQTAANEVEIKGTVISGNENVVLAGSTVVIKNADGRMVSSMNTRKDGTFSLKVKPLTTITVVINYIGFNDYNSGAITMKQEDIDLGRIYLDTKSNLLEGVTVVASRKKPLVQSARDKLIYNAASDISNKSGNAADVLRKAPMLTVGANGDLKLRGNSNIKVLINGIPSRIMAKNLKEALKMIPASSIVSVEVITNPSSKYEAEGAAGVVNIITKKKLKGTSGTLDMTGGNLEHTGNLSLNMSSGKFNFSAMGNYSVERERTTSSLTRTNLNNGKQMGSLFQESNMLQTTKGGSASLSAQYKIDSLQTLEANYSYWNGSWPQNGGLYNRYTTANQYQEYRQKTEQSGKFNFSEWVLNYQKKFHREGQELQIIGQVSTAADVSNYTTEQYKPDGKPAFIEQGPNNSKEREWSVQADYSHPFGQEGKTSLETGVKYLGNTSRSVYEVLNSALPVDPDRSGSMQYRQQIFSAYATLNFDLGNDWSLRPGIRFENTDINATFQNNAPYTRKFSNWVPNLLVVKKLGERHEVKLDYNERIRRPWIMDLNPYANAADPLNIIKGNPYLKPELTRKLELSHTYTGTKNTLLTSSLYYSANKSAVEQITRVDEKGISYTMPDNIGESTRMGLNVNTVFNPVKNWTVNAGAEIFHLKFRSSSLGLKNDGTFFNSSISNTINLMKDLQFSASADYGNGFITLQGKNSANYSYRFALKKDLMNNKASLTLAVINPFQSNFRETVYAFAPTFQSTQINRFYNRAATLTFSWQFGGLSASKEKDSHFPDQSDDKSLRRRRK, encoded by the coding sequence ATGAAAGAATTATTGAAAAACTTATGGAGGCAAATGATGGTGCTTACGGTCTTGTTAAATACAACACTTGTAATGGCCCAGACAGCAGCAAATGAAGTTGAAATTAAAGGAACTGTTATAAGCGGAAATGAAAATGTGGTACTGGCAGGAAGCACGGTGGTTATCAAAAATGCTGACGGGCGAATGGTAAGTTCGATGAACACGCGCAAAGATGGAACATTTAGCTTAAAAGTGAAGCCTTTGACAACGATCACTGTTGTCATTAATTATATTGGTTTTAACGACTATAATTCTGGTGCTATAACAATGAAACAAGAGGACATTGATCTTGGAAGAATATATCTGGATACAAAAAGTAACTTGCTTGAGGGAGTTACAGTAGTAGCAAGCCGGAAAAAGCCTTTGGTTCAAAGTGCTAGAGACAAGCTTATCTATAATGCTGCTTCGGACATCAGTAATAAATCAGGAAATGCAGCAGATGTATTGCGTAAAGCACCGATGTTGACTGTTGGGGCCAATGGTGACCTTAAGTTGCGGGGAAACTCTAATATTAAAGTCCTTATTAATGGAATACCTTCACGCATAATGGCAAAGAATCTGAAGGAAGCATTAAAAATGATTCCTGCAAGTTCAATTGTCTCTGTGGAGGTTATTACGAATCCGTCTTCTAAATATGAGGCAGAAGGTGCTGCTGGGGTCGTGAATATCATTACAAAAAAGAAATTAAAGGGAACCAGTGGAACTCTGGATATGACCGGAGGAAACCTGGAGCACACAGGAAATTTATCACTAAATATGAGTTCAGGTAAATTCAATTTTTCCGCTATGGGCAACTATAGTGTGGAACGTGAAAGAACGACTTCTTCTCTTACCAGGACAAATCTTAATAATGGAAAACAAATGGGATCCCTTTTTCAGGAATCAAATATGTTACAAACTACAAAGGGTGGTTCTGCGAGCCTTTCAGCTCAATATAAAATAGATTCCCTGCAGACCCTGGAAGCAAACTATTCTTATTGGAATGGTTCGTGGCCACAAAATGGTGGATTATATAATCGATATACTACTGCAAACCAATATCAGGAGTATAGACAAAAAACTGAGCAAAGCGGTAAATTCAATTTTTCAGAATGGGTCTTGAATTATCAGAAAAAATTTCACCGGGAAGGGCAGGAATTACAGATAATAGGTCAGGTTTCTACGGCCGCTGATGTTTCAAACTATACCACCGAACAGTATAAACCGGATGGTAAACCGGCCTTTATAGAGCAGGGACCCAATAACAGCAAGGAAAGAGAGTGGAGTGTTCAGGCTGACTATTCACACCCATTCGGGCAGGAAGGTAAGACATCACTGGAGACGGGTGTGAAATATCTGGGAAATACCTCCAGGAGCGTATATGAAGTTCTTAATAGTGCACTGCCTGTAGATCCAGATCGCTCGGGAAGTATGCAGTATAGACAGCAAATTTTTTCAGCTTATGCCACTCTAAATTTTGATCTTGGAAATGATTGGTCCTTACGCCCTGGAATCCGCTTTGAAAATACAGATATCAATGCGACATTTCAGAATAATGCCCCTTACACGAGAAAATTTTCTAATTGGGTACCCAATTTATTGGTCGTAAAAAAATTAGGAGAGCGTCATGAAGTAAAATTAGATTATAATGAAAGAATCCGTCGCCCGTGGATCATGGATCTGAATCCTTACGCCAATGCAGCCGATCCGTTAAATATTATAAAAGGAAACCCGTATCTGAAGCCTGAGTTGACCAGAAAGCTGGAACTTTCCCATACGTATACAGGAACTAAGAATACATTATTGACAAGCAGTCTGTATTACAGCGCCAATAAAAGTGCAGTAGAACAGATTACCAGGGTTGATGAGAAGGGGATTTCGTACACCATGCCGGATAATATCGGTGAAAGCACACGAATGGGACTGAATGTAAATACGGTTTTTAATCCCGTTAAAAACTGGACTGTCAACGCAGGTGCAGAGATATTCCATTTGAAATTCCGAAGTAGTTCCTTAGGTCTTAAGAACGATGGAACATTTTTTAATTCCAGTATCAGCAATACAATTAATCTGATGAAGGATCTTCAGTTCAGTGCTTCAGCAGATTATGGAAATGGTTTTATCACACTACAGGGCAAAAATTCGGCTAATTACTCCTATCGTTTTGCGTTGAAGAAAGATTTGATGAATAATAAGGCAAGTCTTACATTAGCGGTAATCAATCCATTCCAGAGCAATTTCAGGGAAACAGTGTATGCTTTTGCTCCTACTTTCCAAAGTACACAGATCAACAGATTTTATAACAGAGCAGCAACGTTAACGTTTAGCTGGCAATTTGGAGGATTAAGTGCTTCAAAAGAAAAAGACAGCCATTTTCCGGATCAGTCGGATGACAAATCTCTAAGAAGGAGAAGAAAGTAA